The Lonchura striata isolate bLonStr1 chromosome 7, bLonStr1.mat, whole genome shotgun sequence genome window below encodes:
- the LRRC18 gene encoding leucine-rich repeat-containing protein 18 produces the protein MPKGKGPQGKRITLKVAKNAVRVLFNGRRRLELSKMGIAVFPKCLLELADVEEIDLSRNMLRKIPNIIEKFQNLMWLDLHSNQIDELPAEIGTLQNLTYLNLCNNKLTTKGLPEELTRLKNLRTLNLGLNCLETIPTTLGALRELIELGLFDNSLTIIPKSVKKLPKLERLNVKRNPLPEFAKEDEPIDTVKRIESLYLVEKKDLCNSCLQTCQGERDELHKLEDVTPGPSDKPSFSSLTTPNSTAIDNQEEWRMKDENLENTPGQSTDDVP, from the coding sequence ATGCCCAAGGGAAAAGGTCCACAAGGGAAAAGGATCACCTTGAAAGTGGCCAAAAATGCAGTCCGGGTACTTTTTAATGGAAGGCGCCGTCTTGAGTTAAGCAAAATGGGCATTGCCGTCTTCCCCAAGTGCCTTCTGGAGCTGGCTGATGTGGAGGAAATTGATTTGAGCAGAAACATGTTAAGAAAGATTCCAAACATCATTGAGAAGTTCCAGAATCTGATGTGGCTGGACCTGCATAGTAATCAGATTGATGAGCTGCCTGCAGAAATAGGCACGCTTCAGAACCTTACTTACCTGAATTTGTGCAACAACAAGTTGACCACAAAAGGTCTACCAGAAGAGTTGACCCGTCTCAAGAACCTGCGTACTCTCAACCTTGGCTTAAACTGTCTTGAGACTATTCCCACCACTCTTGGGGCCCTGAGGGAACTTATTGAACTAGGGCTCTTTGACAACTCCTTGACCATCATCCCGAAGAGTGTGAAAAAACTCCCCAAGCTTGAGAGGCTGAATGTAAAAAGAAACCCTTTACCAGAATTTGCAAAGGAAGACGAGCCAATTGACACCGTTAAACGCATAGAATCACTTTACTTAGTAGAAAAGAAAGATCTGTGCAATTCCTGCCTGCAGACGTGTCAGGGTGAGAGGGATGAGCTGCACAAGTTAGAGGATGTGACACCCGGCCCCTCAGATAAGCCAAGTTTCTCTTCACTCACTACACCCAATTCCACTGCAATTGATAACCAAGAAGAATGGAGAATGAAAGATGAAAATCTGGAAAATACACCAGGGCAGTCTACAGACGATGTTCCATGA